The sequence AGTTACGTCACACTGTGATATAACGATAAACGGGAATGTAGTTATTTGTACGGAATTGATATCCAACCCCGGTACGAGTGTTACTAATATGGCTGAAGCTATTGCTGATATGGTTGTTGCGAGATATAATTTAGATCCGCATAAATTAATTTGGCTTGAAAATTATGAGAACAATCATAACAAGTTTTACGATATCGTTACATTTAACTACAGGGACGGAAGATTCACTGATCCCTCTTGGCAATCTATTTCATCCGAACGTGCACATGTAATTTGGCATACTAATTCGTTATAGAGGCGGATTCCATTTTGGAAATTAAATTTGACGCTATACTTATAGCTACGTGGGAACACTTCACGCCTATTGATATTAATTTTGAGGATAACACTCTAACTGCATCACTTAACGGAGTATCAATTAAAACTTACAGTTTTTCGACTGACGGTAATTCGGGCGAGGTGGTGCTCCGCCAGTATACTGGAGGAAGGGATATAAAATATAAGGACGTTTACGCAGGGGATATACTACGTGACAAAAGAGGTAATATGTACTATATAATTTTCGCTGATATGTCATTCAGAGCCATGTATAAAGATGGGTACTGTTATAAGTATTTTTTTGACGATGAAATTATTGGCAATATTTACACCTCACCAGATACCATATCTTGGTAATAAACTCCTTAAATACTCCTTTTAATTAAGTAGTATAGAATTAATGGTGTGAGATTATACGTATAAAATAAACGGATTGGAGAAAGTCAAAATGTCAATTCCATTGGTAACACAACGTGGTAATACTGCAATATGGACTTACATTAAAGGAGAACCGACACAGTTTGTAGCTATCGCAGGTCAAGAGGAAGTAACTATCCAAGAAGGTAGTCTTGTGTTGAAGACTCTACGATGGCCTGGCGGTGTTCCTGATGATACTACCCAATTTGAGTACGCGATCAAGAAATACTTAGAAGGTG is a genomic window of Paenibacillus pabuli containing:
- a CDS encoding YopX family protein, with product MEIKFDAILIATWEHFTPIDINFEDNTLTASLNGVSIKTYSFSTDGNSGEVVLRQYTGGRDIKYKDVYAGDILRDKRGNMYYIIFADMSFRAMYKDGYCYKYFFDDEIIGNIYTSPDTISW